One region of Natronorubrum aibiense genomic DNA includes:
- a CDS encoding EamA family transporter — protein MRRYFVLSVVACLTYSLVAPLLSIAMIDIPSTTAVFLSNSVMLGTVGAVIIVRKLPIRPYLSHRYSPHILAMGCLLAVGLLSYYRALALGPVSVVVPIFGLFIVISSFVGILAFEEAVTPRKVAAIAASVLAIVLMAI, from the coding sequence ATGCGACGGTATTTCGTGCTCTCGGTAGTCGCGTGTCTCACCTACAGCCTCGTGGCCCCGCTGCTTTCGATCGCTATGATCGACATCCCGAGTACGACCGCCGTCTTTCTCTCGAACTCGGTGATGCTCGGCACCGTCGGGGCCGTGATCATCGTCCGAAAGCTGCCGATTCGGCCCTATCTCAGCCACCGGTACAGCCCGCACATTCTCGCGATGGGGTGTCTGCTAGCCGTCGGCCTCCTGAGCTACTACCGTGCGCTCGCGCTCGGTCCCGTCAGCGTCGTCGTGCCGATCTTCGGGCTGTTCATCGTGATCAGTTCGTTTGTCGGCATCCTCGCGTTCGAAGAGGCCGTTACGCCCCGCAAGGTGGCTGCCATCGCGGCCAGCGTGCTCGCGATCGTCTTGATGGCGATCTGA
- a CDS encoding PPOX class F420-dependent oxidoreductase — protein MASIPAEFQDLFEKQTFAHIATLLPNGAPHVTPVWIDYDADADRLLVNTERDRRKEKNVRNDPRVAVSMTDPDNPYRMLSVTGEVDELTTDGAREHIDELAQRYVGEDEYPNPIQTERVLVSIRPDHVSHFEG, from the coding sequence ATGGCATCGATCCCAGCCGAGTTCCAGGATTTGTTCGAGAAGCAAACGTTCGCCCACATCGCGACGCTGTTACCAAACGGTGCGCCGCACGTAACTCCCGTCTGGATCGACTACGACGCCGATGCCGACCGCCTTCTGGTGAACACCGAACGTGACCGTCGAAAAGAAAAGAACGTCCGCAACGATCCGCGCGTCGCCGTCAGCATGACCGACCCGGACAATCCCTACCGAATGCTCTCGGTCACGGGCGAGGTCGACGAACTCACGACCGACGGCGCACGCGAGCACATCGACGAACTGGCTCAGCGGTACGTCGGTGAAGACGAGTACCCGAACCCGATTCAGACCGAACGGGTTCTCGTCTCGATCAGACCCGACCACGTCAGTCACTTCGAAGGCTAA
- a CDS encoding CPBP family intramembrane glutamic endopeptidase, producing MSPNHRPSIAIPPRIRALGLCFGLGIVGWLTGFAATLGVEGHLLVVGYRAQTVTQIASSVAFNVVGAGGLALTYLLVRRGGFDRAFILEFLRLRKPDRWDLVWIVAGLFGAFAVAVSYQLAIDAFDPFGAGSEGTTHSGIEQGREYPFLLLLGIPIAILLTGPGEELLYRGIIQSRLGEAFPTALAVALTAVVFAVVHLPVYMGDDIAAVLVSLGTVTALGLYLGVLYELSDTLIVPALVHGAFNAVVYLQNFLEYV from the coding sequence ATGTCCCCGAATCATCGGCCGTCGATTGCGATCCCGCCGCGAATTCGCGCGCTCGGGCTCTGTTTCGGTCTCGGGATCGTCGGCTGGCTCACCGGCTTTGCGGCGACGCTCGGCGTCGAGGGTCATCTGCTCGTCGTCGGCTACCGGGCACAGACGGTCACCCAGATCGCGTCGTCAGTTGCGTTCAACGTCGTCGGGGCCGGCGGCCTCGCGCTGACGTATCTGCTGGTACGCCGCGGCGGCTTCGACCGCGCCTTTATCCTCGAGTTTCTCCGGCTTCGCAAACCTGACCGCTGGGATCTGGTGTGGATCGTCGCCGGGCTGTTCGGTGCGTTCGCCGTCGCCGTCAGCTACCAGTTGGCGATCGACGCGTTCGATCCGTTCGGTGCAGGGAGCGAAGGAACGACCCACTCCGGCATCGAACAGGGACGCGAGTATCCGTTCCTGTTGCTGCTCGGGATCCCGATCGCAATCCTCCTCACTGGTCCCGGCGAGGAACTCCTCTACCGCGGTATCATCCAGTCGCGCCTCGGTGAAGCGTTTCCGACGGCGCTGGCGGTCGCGCTCACTGCTGTCGTGTTCGCCGTCGTCCACCTGCCAGTCTACATGGGCGACGATATCGCTGCCGTCCTCGTCAGTCTCGGGACGGTGACGGCACTCGGCCTGTATCTCGGCGTGCTCTACGAACTGTCGGACACGCTGATCGTGCCGGCACTGGTCCACGGCGCGTTCAACGCCGTCGTCTATCTGCAGAATTTCCTCGAGTACGTGTGA
- a CDS encoding long-chain fatty acid--CoA ligase, translating into MPAGTDQTLRPFLWRAANLYPDTEIVSRNHDGMQRYTYSEYDDRTAQLANALEEYGIEEGDRVGTFCWNHSRHFETYFAVPSMGAQLHTINPLLPDAHIQYIVDNADDQLIFVDQSLAPKLAGAVADADDEFDGVEFVVMGSEESDDLESTAYESFINGHSSDYDWPNVSEEQPAGMCYTSGTTGNPKGVEYTQQMLWSHTMASQTPQGIPMADDDVVMPVVPMFHVNAWGMPFTATAGGAKQVFPGPSPDPEDLAGLIENEGVTISAGVPTVWLGLMEYCSENQVDLSTLETVIVGGSAAPKSMIEWFDDQGVEVLHAWGMTEMAPIGSVSHLKADLQDADYETQVNKRSKQGLMVPGLEFKVIDENGEEVDWDGEAFGELWMRGPWVTTEYFKRPEANEAEFEDGWLKTGDVVTVDEDGYIEIVDREKDVIKSGGEWISSVALENAIMAHDDVSEAAVVGVPHERWQERPVAFVVPTADADREALVDEVTEMLADEYPKWWLPDEIEFIKNVPKTATGKFSKKDIRDEYADQSLVDGRVPEDAAPDRD; encoded by the coding sequence ATGCCTGCTGGAACAGACCAAACACTTCGACCGTTTTTGTGGCGTGCAGCCAACCTGTATCCCGACACGGAGATCGTCTCCCGGAATCACGACGGGATGCAGCGATATACCTACAGCGAGTACGATGACCGGACGGCCCAACTCGCGAACGCACTCGAGGAGTACGGGATCGAGGAAGGCGACCGCGTCGGAACGTTCTGTTGGAACCACTCGCGGCACTTCGAGACGTACTTCGCCGTCCCCTCGATGGGGGCACAACTCCACACGATCAATCCGCTGCTCCCCGACGCACACATTCAGTACATCGTCGACAACGCCGACGATCAGCTGATCTTCGTCGACCAGTCGCTCGCGCCGAAACTCGCGGGTGCGGTCGCCGACGCCGACGACGAGTTCGACGGCGTCGAGTTCGTCGTTATGGGCAGCGAGGAATCCGACGACCTCGAGTCGACCGCCTACGAGTCGTTCATCAACGGCCACTCGAGTGACTACGACTGGCCCAACGTCTCCGAGGAACAGCCCGCAGGGATGTGTTACACCTCGGGGACGACGGGGAACCCGAAAGGCGTCGAGTACACCCAACAGATGCTCTGGAGCCACACGATGGCCTCCCAGACGCCACAGGGGATTCCGATGGCCGACGACGACGTCGTCATGCCCGTCGTGCCGATGTTCCACGTCAACGCCTGGGGGATGCCGTTTACAGCGACGGCAGGCGGTGCCAAGCAGGTCTTCCCCGGTCCCTCTCCCGATCCGGAAGACCTCGCGGGCCTGATCGAAAACGAGGGCGTGACGATCAGCGCCGGCGTCCCGACCGTCTGGTTGGGTCTGATGGAGTACTGCTCGGAGAATCAGGTCGACCTCTCGACGCTCGAGACCGTGATCGTCGGCGGGTCGGCGGCCCCGAAGTCGATGATCGAGTGGTTCGACGATCAAGGTGTCGAAGTGCTCCACGCTTGGGGGATGACCGAGATGGCACCGATCGGCTCGGTTTCGCATCTCAAAGCCGACCTGCAGGACGCGGACTACGAGACGCAGGTCAACAAGCGCAGCAAGCAGGGACTGATGGTACCCGGCCTCGAGTTCAAAGTCATCGACGAAAACGGCGAGGAAGTCGACTGGGACGGCGAAGCGTTCGGGGAACTGTGGATGCGCGGCCCGTGGGTGACGACGGAGTACTTCAAACGCCCCGAGGCGAACGAAGCGGAGTTCGAGGACGGCTGGCTCAAAACCGGTGACGTCGTCACCGTCGACGAAGACGGCTACATCGAGATCGTCGACCGCGAGAAGGACGTGATCAAATCCGGCGGCGAGTGGATCTCCTCGGTCGCCCTCGAGAACGCGATCATGGCTCACGACGACGTCTCGGAAGCGGCCGTCGTCGGCGTCCCCCACGAGCGCTGGCAGGAGCGACCGGTCGCGTTCGTCGTCCCGACAGCGGACGCCGACCGCGAGGCACTCGTTGACGAAGTCACCGAGATGCTCGCCGACGAGTATCCCAAGTGGTGGCTGCCGGACGAAATCGAATTCATCAAGAACGTGCCGAAGACGGCAACGGGCAAGTTCTCGAAGAAAGACATCCGCGATGAGTACGCCGACCAGTCGCTCGTCGACGGGCGAGTCCCGGAAGACGCCGCCCCGGATCGCGACTAA
- a CDS encoding EamA family transporter, giving the protein MEYLLWLAIALVAYGLIPPLTSVVTTAVPPAVALFLSTAVFLTLTFGVLLVTGTADPAYATTPAAGYVYVAGLFLAVGILAYYSALEAGPVSVVVPIYGLFIVGSSVVGIAVLGEELTGTRATGIAVAVLAIYLAASGDR; this is encoded by the coding sequence ATGGAGTATCTCCTGTGGCTCGCGATTGCGCTCGTTGCCTACGGCCTGATCCCGCCGCTGACGAGCGTCGTCACGACGGCTGTGCCGCCGGCTGTCGCCCTGTTTCTCTCCACGGCGGTGTTTCTGACGCTCACATTCGGCGTCCTCCTCGTGACGGGGACCGCTGATCCGGCGTACGCGACGACGCCGGCCGCAGGCTACGTCTACGTCGCCGGCCTCTTTCTCGCCGTCGGCATTCTGGCGTACTACTCCGCTCTAGAGGCCGGCCCGGTGAGCGTTGTCGTGCCGATCTACGGGCTGTTCATCGTCGGCAGCTCCGTCGTCGGCATCGCCGTCCTCGGCGAGGAGTTGACCGGGACCCGCGCTACCGGCATCGCGGTGGCCGTGCTCGCGATCTATCTGGCGGCCAGTGGTGATCGCTGA